A region from the Rhodohalobacter sp. SW132 genome encodes:
- a CDS encoding endonuclease domain-containing protein has product MSKRKRKGRIDIIPYRSDLVEKARQLRNSATPGEKRLWKYISRKQICGYDFDRQTPMDNFIVDFCCKELKLVIELDGRYHDFKVEYDERRQKRIESYGVQVIRFEEKQVLEDIDSVLREIRYWVLQRAMKLGLVE; this is encoded by the coding sequence ATGTCAAAGAGAAAACGAAAAGGCAGAATTGATATCATCCCTTACCGGTCCGATCTCGTTGAAAAAGCCCGACAACTCCGGAATAGTGCCACACCGGGAGAAAAGCGTCTGTGGAAATATATCTCCCGCAAACAGATCTGCGGCTATGATTTCGATCGTCAAACCCCGATGGATAATTTTATCGTTGATTTCTGCTGTAAAGAACTGAAACTGGTAATTGAACTGGACGGACGATATCATGACTTCAAGGTTGAGTATGATGAACGCCGACAGAAACGGATTGAGTCGTATGGAGTTCAGGTAATTCGATTTGAAGAGAAGCAGGTATTGGAAGATATAGATTCTGTTTTGAGAGAAATCAGGTATTGGGTTTTGCAGAGGGCAATGAAATTGGGGCTGGTGGAATGA